The following proteins come from a genomic window of Malus domestica chromosome 02, GDT2T_hap1:
- the LOC103450395 gene encoding WD-40 repeat-containing protein MSI4 isoform X2, producing the protein MDAQSQQQAGPVKKKETRGRKPKPKEEKKDDHQQQAKLKKSQQNATVDDKYTQWKSLVPILYDWLANHNLVWPSLSCRWGPQLEQATYKNRQRLYLSEQTDGSVPNTLVIANCEIVKPRVAAAEHISQFNEEARSPFVKKYKTIIHPGEVNRIRELPQNTKIVATHTDSPDVLIWDVEAQPNRHAVLGATTSRPDLILTGHQDNAEYALAMCPTEPYVLSGGKDKTVVLWSIQDHIAASTTDPAANKSPGSGASIIKNSRSGDGNDKATDGPTVAPRGIYYGHEDTVEDVAFCPSSSQEFCSVGDDSCLILWDARVGSSPAVKVEKAHDADVHCVDWNPHNDNLILTGSADNSVRVFDRRNLTSDGVGEPIFKFEGHTAAVLCVQWCPDKSSVFGSSAEDGLLNIWDYEKVGKERTPKGPTSPPGLFFQHAGHRDKVVDFHWNASDPWTVVSVSDDCDSTGGGGTLQIWRMSDLIYRPEEEVLAELEKFKSHVVSCTSKP; encoded by the exons ATGGACGCTCAGTCGCAGCAGCAAGCTGGACCagtgaagaagaaggagactcGGGGCCGGAAGCCCAAGCCCAAGGAAGAGAAGAAGGACGACCACCAACAGCAAGCCAAGCTCAAGAAGTCGCAGCAGAACGCCACAGTCGACGACAAGTACACTCAGTGGAAGTCCCTCGTCCCCATCCTCTATGACTGGCTTGCCAACCACAACCTCGTCTGGCCCTCCCTCTCTTGccg GTGGGGTCCTCAGCTCGAGCAAGCTACTTACAAGAATCGCCAGCGTCTCTACCTTTCCGAGCAG ACCGATGGCAGTGTCCCAAATACTCTGGTTATTGCAAATTGTGAGATTGTCAAACCTAGAGTTGCCGCTGCAGAGCATATATCTCAG TTCAATGAGGAAGCCCGCTCACCATTTGTGAAGAAGTACAAGACCATCATTCATCCTGGAGAG GTAAACAGAATCAGAGAACTTCCACAGAACACTAAGATAGTGGCCACGCATACCGACAGTCCTGAT GTTCTAATTTGGGATGTCGAAGCTCAACCTAACCGTCATGCTGTCCTAGGAGCTACAACCTCGCGTCCagatttg ATTTTGACTGGACATCAAGATAATGCAGAATATGCCCTTGCAATGTGTCCAACTGAGCCCTATGTGCTCTCTGGAG GGAAGGACAAAACAGTGGTGTTGTGGAGCATTCAGGACCATATAGCAGCCTCTACCACTGATCCAGCAGCAAACAAGTCTCCAGGATCTGGTGCATCAATCATTAAAAACTCAAGGTCTGGGGATGGTAATGATAAAGCTACCGATGGTCCTACTGTTGCTCCTCGGGGAATCTACTATGGGCATGAGGATACAGTCGAAGATGTGGCGTTTTGCCCATCTAG TTCACAGGAGTTCTGTAGTGTTGGTGATGATTCTTGCCTCATATTATGGGATGCACGTGTCGGCTCTAGCCCTGCTGTGAAG GTTGAAAAGGCTCATGATGCTGATGTTCACTGTGTTGATTGGAATCCCCATAATGATAACCTTATTCTAACAGG GTCAGCAGATAATTCTGTACGCGTGTTTGATCGTCGGAATCTCACTTCTGATGGAGTGGGGGAACCTATATTTAAATTTGAGGGTCATACAGCAGCTGTTCTTTGTGTTCAG TGGTGTCCAGACAAATCGTCTGTCTTTGGAAGTTCTGCAGAGGATGGTCTTTTAAACATTTGGGATTATGAGAAG GTCGGTAAGGAGCGAACTCCAAAAGGCCCAACTTCTCCACCCGGCCTGTTTTTCCAGCATGCTGGGCACAG GGACAAGGTTGTTGATTTTCATTGGAATGCATCTGATCCATGGACTGTTGTCAGTGTCTCTGATGACTGTGATAGTACTGGCGGAGGGGGCACATTGCAG ATATGGAGAATGAGTGATCTGATCTACAGGCCCGAAGAGGAGGTTCTGGCAGAGCTTGAGAAGTTCAAGTCCCATGTTGTTTCCTGTACTTCAAAGCCTTGA
- the LOC103450395 gene encoding WD-40 repeat-containing protein MSI4 isoform X1 — protein sequence MDAQSQQQAGPVKKKETRGRKPKPKEEKKDDHQQQAKLKKSQQNATVDDKYTQWKSLVPILYDWLANHNLVWPSLSCRWGPQLEQATYKNRQRLYLSEQTDGSVPNTLVIANCEIVKPRVAAAEHISQFNEEARSPFVKKYKTIIHPGEVNRIRELPQNTKIVATHTDSPDVLIWDVEAQPNRHAVLGATTSRPDLILTGHQDNAEYALAMCPTEPYVLSGGKDKTVVLWSIQDHIAASTTDPAANKSPGSGASIIKNSRSGDGNDKATDGPTVAPRGIYYGHEDTVEDVAFCPSSSQEFCSVGDDSCLILWDARVGSSPAVKQVEKAHDADVHCVDWNPHNDNLILTGSADNSVRVFDRRNLTSDGVGEPIFKFEGHTAAVLCVQWCPDKSSVFGSSAEDGLLNIWDYEKVGKERTPKGPTSPPGLFFQHAGHRDKVVDFHWNASDPWTVVSVSDDCDSTGGGGTLQIWRMSDLIYRPEEEVLAELEKFKSHVVSCTSKP from the exons ATGGACGCTCAGTCGCAGCAGCAAGCTGGACCagtgaagaagaaggagactcGGGGCCGGAAGCCCAAGCCCAAGGAAGAGAAGAAGGACGACCACCAACAGCAAGCCAAGCTCAAGAAGTCGCAGCAGAACGCCACAGTCGACGACAAGTACACTCAGTGGAAGTCCCTCGTCCCCATCCTCTATGACTGGCTTGCCAACCACAACCTCGTCTGGCCCTCCCTCTCTTGccg GTGGGGTCCTCAGCTCGAGCAAGCTACTTACAAGAATCGCCAGCGTCTCTACCTTTCCGAGCAG ACCGATGGCAGTGTCCCAAATACTCTGGTTATTGCAAATTGTGAGATTGTCAAACCTAGAGTTGCCGCTGCAGAGCATATATCTCAG TTCAATGAGGAAGCCCGCTCACCATTTGTGAAGAAGTACAAGACCATCATTCATCCTGGAGAG GTAAACAGAATCAGAGAACTTCCACAGAACACTAAGATAGTGGCCACGCATACCGACAGTCCTGAT GTTCTAATTTGGGATGTCGAAGCTCAACCTAACCGTCATGCTGTCCTAGGAGCTACAACCTCGCGTCCagatttg ATTTTGACTGGACATCAAGATAATGCAGAATATGCCCTTGCAATGTGTCCAACTGAGCCCTATGTGCTCTCTGGAG GGAAGGACAAAACAGTGGTGTTGTGGAGCATTCAGGACCATATAGCAGCCTCTACCACTGATCCAGCAGCAAACAAGTCTCCAGGATCTGGTGCATCAATCATTAAAAACTCAAGGTCTGGGGATGGTAATGATAAAGCTACCGATGGTCCTACTGTTGCTCCTCGGGGAATCTACTATGGGCATGAGGATACAGTCGAAGATGTGGCGTTTTGCCCATCTAG TTCACAGGAGTTCTGTAGTGTTGGTGATGATTCTTGCCTCATATTATGGGATGCACGTGTCGGCTCTAGCCCTGCTGTGAAG CAGGTTGAAAAGGCTCATGATGCTGATGTTCACTGTGTTGATTGGAATCCCCATAATGATAACCTTATTCTAACAGG GTCAGCAGATAATTCTGTACGCGTGTTTGATCGTCGGAATCTCACTTCTGATGGAGTGGGGGAACCTATATTTAAATTTGAGGGTCATACAGCAGCTGTTCTTTGTGTTCAG TGGTGTCCAGACAAATCGTCTGTCTTTGGAAGTTCTGCAGAGGATGGTCTTTTAAACATTTGGGATTATGAGAAG GTCGGTAAGGAGCGAACTCCAAAAGGCCCAACTTCTCCACCCGGCCTGTTTTTCCAGCATGCTGGGCACAG GGACAAGGTTGTTGATTTTCATTGGAATGCATCTGATCCATGGACTGTTGTCAGTGTCTCTGATGACTGTGATAGTACTGGCGGAGGGGGCACATTGCAG ATATGGAGAATGAGTGATCTGATCTACAGGCCCGAAGAGGAGGTTCTGGCAGAGCTTGAGAAGTTCAAGTCCCATGTTGTTTCCTGTACTTCAAAGCCTTGA
- the LOC103450413 gene encoding uncharacterized protein gives MASKAISSPVPVTWYPTLAVVMVSLGLLFTASFFIYEATISRKNRSLAKEVITATFASFFLGFGSLFLLLASGVYV, from the exons ATG GCTTCGAAGGCAATTTCCAGTCCCGTGCCGGTCACGTGGTACCCGACTCTCGCCGTCGTGATGGTCTCCCTCGGCCTCCTCTTCACCGCCTCCTTCTTCAT CTATGAGGCAACCATTTCCAGGAAAAACCGCAGTCTTGCGAAGGAAGTCATAACAGCAACATTCGCTTCCTTCTTTTTG GGTTTTGGATCCTTGTTCTTGCTGCTTGCATCGGGCGTTTATGTCTGA